A region of the Phaeodactylum tricornutum CCAP 1055/1 chromosome 1, whole genome shotgun sequence genome:
TCATGGAGAGGATCAGCGCCGTTCGCAGTCAATAGAGACTTTTATTCAGCACTTGAGAACAAGCTCAATCACTTGGCAACGAATCGAGTTGTCTATCTATCAGTAAATGTTCTCAGCgatttgaaaagaaaaagaagactTTGGTCCAGTTGTCATCACGCCATCAATGCGAGAAGTTAAGAATGTGATGTCTCTCACGAAAGAATTTTTTGCGAACTGGGGCAGTCATGAACACAGACACTATAAGGCGGGACTGCCGGGAAGTTCTGCTGACGTGTCAAAAATGAGAATACGTCGAACATTGATGGAAGAGTACAGTCGACAACCTCTGTACACATCCGTCAAACCTTGATACGGCATTCTGGGACACAGTTTGGCCAGCATGCGAGGGCAGCAAACGCGATACAGCTTCGAAAGCATCCATCGTTGTCGAAAAcaaactcactgtcagtctaGAGCAACGAAGTTCAGTGTCGGTGGTCTGTTCCGTGTTGATTAGCAGGTACGAACTGAAGTGTGGCTTAGAGTCGGGATGCAGAATAGAAATGACAAGGAAAGTGTAGCCTCGACTATTCGCGCTTTTAAACACAAAGCAAATTCTGAGAAAGCATCGCGTGGGTTTCATGCGGTCACGGATTTGTTCGGCCCATTCTTGAACGACAAAACTGACAATTTTCTCGCTCTTACTTAAGTTCACCCATATTTGCTTTAGTAGATTCATATCATGGTGTTCCAAGGTCAAGACGCGTGGAGGAATCTCCCCATCTTTAAAGATTTGTGGAAAAGTCCCTTTCCAGGCTTCAAGCAGGCTGTCATCATTTATGGTGTCTATCTAGGAGTGGAGTATGCTTACAAGACAGCGACGGCACCACAGATCAAAAGCTCTCATTAGAGTTTACCCAAGATTGATGATGCTATAACATGGACTCAAAAgaaatcctttttcttttcttccttggctcCGGCTCTGAAACTAGTCCACCGTAATCCTTCATGTAAAAAAATTTGGAAAGAAGGCGGATGCGCCATGCCTTTTAGAAACTGTGCAAAGAGTCTATATTAGTGTGGTTCAATACGCTTCTCCACTCCATCCACCCCTGTTGAGCTTGGCACAATACCATTTCTCTCCGCTCCAACTTCCGCCCTGGACATAATCAATACGTCACTCCTTCCAacgaacagcaacagcttgCCCAGCAAGCTTACACTCATCGATCGTCTTTTCGCATTCATCTATCAAATCACTGGGTGGAAAACCGGCCATAAGGACAAATTCTCGACCACCGCGCGCCTCCTCATTTGATTGCTGTGTACGTAAAGTTGGAGAAGAGTTAGAAACCGACGACCGTTACAGGGCGCGTCATATGTGCAAAAAATGCTGCACGTACCGCAACGAACGCATAAACAATTTTCACAAGACTGTCGCCTGGAAACTTCCGAACTACACGTTTTCCGTCGGGCATACGAAGTTGAATCCTTGCTCCGGAAGGTGGCTCTTGTCCAACGTCCATGCCGATGAGATCGGTACTCATCGAAGGAGGTGACTTAATAGCCGCAGGTTTGGACTCCTCCGTATCGGGAGCAATATACTCAATCTCTTCATCGCTGTCTCCATCTTCCTCTTTTTTGTCCTCGTCCGCTACAACATCACCCATACTAGCACGCATGGCGGCTTGCAATTGCTCGTCTTCAGACATTTGTTGCATTGGACGTTTGGGTACTCGGGCTCCCGATGGGCGCGGGGCTTGCGGTGCTCGATCGAATGAATTTCGGGAGCAGAAATCCATAGCCATTTCCGCAAACAGTTCAGCCGTCATG
Encoded here:
- a CDS encoding predicted protein, producing MGDANNDELVSHFMAVTGIADADKATSYLEMSGGDLETAVGLYMEHEQTAGAASGTAASGLALQDQIRAPDATRTMRLMDDGPSNPMLGGHTMMGMMGGIDPAIRLMNDMMEEQLAQTAFSAAPRAIDARAAVNAAAAETLDDDGEYVMEDDDDDDVQVLSGPQIPARLSDLFAAPTEILFKNGGFQNARTTAKDSRRWLLVNIQRDAEFASHALNRDVWRDELVENLVREGFIFWQTMDQTAEGRTYTERYQVHDFPHIGIVDPRTGRLLWRKEGWTQANPMTAELFAEMAMDFCSRNSFDRAPQAPRPSGARVPKRPMQQMSEDEQLQAAMRASMGDVVADEDKKEEDGDSDEEIEYIAPDTEESKPAAIKSPPSMSTDLIGMDVGQEPPSGARIQLRMPDGKRVVRKFPGDSLVKIVYAFVAQSNEEARGGREFVLMAGFPPSDLIDECEKTIDEYTINDDSLLEAWKGTFPQIFKDGEIPPRVLTLEHHDMNLLKQIWVNLSKSEKIVSFVVQEWAEQIRDRMKPTRCFLRICFVFKSANSRGYTFLVISILHPDSKPHFSSYLLINTEQTTDTELRCSRLTLYRVCCPRMLAKLCPRMPYQGLTDVYRGCRLYSSINVRRILIFDTSAELPGSPAL